From one Catenuloplanes nepalensis genomic stretch:
- a CDS encoding UbiA family prenyltransferase → MRTHRAVVLAAVSRPWFWPVSWVPAYLGLVLATGELTPRDPWRAGLTLLVLGPLIWGAVLAHNDLHDLPTDRLNPRKTGAGAVSPRSLRDYSVIAAVAAVGTAALIGPLFVLGVAGVLVLGWAYSAPPLRLKARPGADVGVNALVVGVVAPLGGWSISGDPWDFPWQFGLLGLLFAAAFYIPTTVVDRPADLRAGYSTIAVRFGASGAYRLGLSLWTLALGLSLACASADVLIPAETLPYQLLLVPVLLGAYAWLTRSPSIPRLAVLALLFALPSAGFALSVT, encoded by the coding sequence GTGCGTACACATCGGGCGGTCGTTCTCGCGGCGGTGTCCCGGCCGTGGTTCTGGCCGGTGTCGTGGGTGCCGGCCTACCTCGGGCTGGTCCTGGCGACCGGGGAGCTGACACCGCGCGACCCTTGGCGGGCCGGGCTGACGCTGCTGGTGCTCGGGCCGCTGATCTGGGGTGCGGTGTTGGCCCACAACGACCTGCACGACCTGCCGACCGACCGGCTCAACCCGCGCAAGACGGGCGCGGGTGCGGTGTCGCCGCGGAGCCTCCGTGACTACTCGGTCATCGCGGCGGTCGCGGCGGTGGGGACGGCCGCGCTGATCGGGCCGCTCTTCGTGCTGGGCGTGGCCGGGGTGCTGGTGCTCGGCTGGGCCTACAGCGCGCCGCCGCTCCGGCTCAAGGCGCGGCCGGGTGCGGACGTGGGGGTCAACGCGCTGGTGGTGGGCGTGGTCGCGCCGCTCGGTGGCTGGTCCATCAGCGGCGACCCGTGGGACTTCCCGTGGCAGTTCGGGCTGCTCGGGCTGCTGTTCGCGGCCGCGTTCTACATCCCGACGACGGTCGTGGACCGGCCCGCAGACCTGCGGGCCGGGTACTCCACGATCGCGGTGCGGTTCGGCGCGAGCGGCGCCTATCGGCTGGGACTGTCGCTGTGGACGCTCGCGCTCGGGCTGTCGCTCGCCTGCGCCAGCGCGGACGTGCTCATCCCCGCCGAGACGCTGCCCTACCAGCTGCTGCTGGTGCCGGTGCTGCTCGGCGCCTACGCCTGGCTGACCAGGTCGCCGTCCATCCCCCGGCTCGCCGTGCTCGCGCTGCTCTTCGCGCTCCCCTCGGCCGGCTTCGCCCTGTCGGTCACCTGA
- a CDS encoding PmoA family protein: protein MVESARLTVGGTVVARLQDGTDVDPTLGPRPYLHPVTTLAGTPVTDAFPEDHRWHLGASVAMQDVAGTNLWGGRTYVRGQGYTWLDDHGRIVTTRLSPTAAEDAFASTLHWLDRDGTLLITEDRTISARPVAASAWALEVSYTLAAPPSRDIPLGSPATNGRPDAAGYGGFFWRCAPGPADVFDASGSHGETVVNGGTAAWVAFAAADHTLIFSGLGDGDHWFARTGIYPGVCVALAWEKPLLIPAGGTISRHHTVIVADGTLTPPEAAALAA, encoded by the coding sequence GTGGTCGAATCAGCCCGGCTCACCGTCGGCGGCACCGTGGTCGCCCGTCTCCAGGACGGCACCGACGTGGACCCGACACTCGGCCCCCGCCCCTACCTGCACCCTGTCACCACGCTGGCCGGCACGCCGGTCACCGACGCGTTCCCCGAGGACCACCGCTGGCACCTCGGCGCCTCCGTCGCCATGCAGGACGTGGCCGGCACCAACCTGTGGGGCGGCCGGACGTATGTCCGCGGTCAGGGCTACACCTGGCTCGACGACCACGGCCGGATCGTCACCACCCGCCTGTCCCCCACCGCCGCCGAGGACGCGTTCGCCTCGACGCTGCACTGGCTCGACCGCGACGGCACACTGCTGATCACCGAGGACCGCACCATCTCCGCGCGCCCGGTGGCGGCGAGCGCGTGGGCACTGGAGGTGTCCTACACGCTGGCCGCGCCGCCGTCCCGGGACATCCCGCTCGGCAGTCCCGCCACGAACGGCCGCCCGGACGCCGCGGGCTACGGCGGCTTCTTCTGGCGCTGTGCCCCCGGCCCCGCCGACGTCTTCGACGCCTCCGGCTCCCACGGTGAGACCGTGGTCAACGGCGGCACCGCCGCCTGGGTCGCGTTCGCCGCCGCCGACCACACGCTGATCTTCTCCGGCCTCGGCGACGGCGACCACTGGTTCGCCCGCACCGGCATCTACCCCGGCGTCTGCGTCGCGCTGGCCTGGGAGAAGCCCCTGCTCATCCCGGCCGGCGGCACCATCTCCCGCCACCACACCGTCATCGTCGCCGACGGCACACTGACCCCGCCGGAGGCCGCCGCGCTGGCCGCCTGA
- a CDS encoding sensor histidine kinase, which translates to MRTPPWLADVLIGVAVTGTLAAVISARHGGEHAPDPIAYAWAGGLGALMLARRHHPRAVLLISALGLCAYYAAGYPAVGVAVPLAAALFSTAEAGFLLASVLTAGGVLAISLTFRLLEGQSVNYVIGYDLVSHVTLMAAAIALGDGLRSRRAQRTLHMRENHLRVREERLAIARDLHDSVGHGVSVISLHADVAREAAPPGNEALDEALLRIRQAADLTMAELRGAVGALRGTVSLTGLSPVLDTARSAGYDVATRIPPEVRDLPPEVDAAAYRIVQEAVTNVVRHASTASRVSVDVRITGGRLRLTIADDGPAGTAGDEPGDTAADGIPGGGHGLAGMAERARALGGTLRTRHTAEGFTVEAELPLGRTA; encoded by the coding sequence ATGAGGACTCCGCCGTGGCTGGCTGACGTGCTGATCGGGGTCGCCGTGACCGGCACGCTCGCGGCGGTGATCTCCGCGCGGCACGGGGGTGAGCACGCGCCGGATCCGATCGCCTATGCGTGGGCGGGCGGGCTGGGCGCGCTGATGCTGGCGCGCCGGCACCATCCCCGCGCGGTGCTGCTGATCAGCGCGCTCGGGCTGTGCGCCTACTACGCGGCGGGATATCCGGCGGTGGGAGTGGCCGTGCCGCTGGCGGCCGCGCTGTTCTCCACGGCCGAGGCCGGGTTCCTGCTGGCGTCCGTGCTGACCGCGGGCGGCGTGCTCGCGATCTCGCTGACGTTCCGGCTGCTGGAGGGCCAGAGCGTGAACTACGTGATCGGGTACGACCTGGTCTCGCACGTCACGCTGATGGCGGCGGCGATCGCGCTCGGCGACGGCCTGCGCAGCCGCCGCGCCCAGCGGACACTTCACATGCGGGAAAACCATCTGCGGGTACGCGAGGAGCGCCTCGCCATCGCCCGCGACCTGCACGACTCGGTCGGCCACGGCGTCTCGGTGATCTCGCTGCACGCGGACGTGGCCCGGGAGGCGGCGCCGCCCGGCAACGAGGCGCTCGACGAGGCACTGCTGCGGATCCGGCAGGCCGCGGACCTGACCATGGCCGAGCTGCGCGGCGCGGTCGGCGCGCTGCGCGGCACGGTGTCGCTGACCGGCCTGTCCCCGGTGCTGGACACCGCCCGGTCGGCCGGCTACGACGTGGCCACGCGCATCCCGCCGGAGGTCCGCGACCTGCCCCCGGAGGTGGACGCGGCCGCCTACCGGATCGTCCAGGAGGCGGTGACGAACGTGGTCCGGCACGCGTCCACCGCGAGCCGGGTGTCCGTCGACGTGCGCATCACCGGCGGCCGGCTGCGGCTGACCATCGCCGACGACGGCCCGGCCGGCACCGCTGGCGACGAGCCCGGTGATACGGCCGCGGACGGGATTCCCGGCGGTGGGCACGGGCTGGCCGGGATGGCGGAGCGGGCGCGTGCGCTCGGCGGGACACTGCGCACCCGGCACACCGCCGAGGGCTTCACCGTCGAGGCCGAGCTGCCGCTGGGGCGTACCGCATGA
- a CDS encoding response regulator — MIRVLIVDDQELVRAGLRGLLGNDPGIEIAGEASGGVRALAEARRLRPDVVLMDLRMPGGAGLDATAAITAELPGTRVLVLTTFDEPGEIDAAVRAGAAGYLLKDTGADELRRAVHTVAAGGSLLSPTVARHLMDRLAAQDPPPSPDPRLTTLTERELQVLARVGLGETNQEIAAALFLSPATARTYVSRLLAKLRARDRTQLAVIAHRSGLTPPR, encoded by the coding sequence ATGATCCGGGTGTTGATCGTCGACGACCAGGAGCTGGTCCGGGCCGGGCTGCGCGGCCTGCTCGGCAACGACCCCGGCATCGAGATCGCCGGCGAGGCGTCCGGCGGCGTGCGCGCGCTCGCGGAGGCCCGCCGGCTGCGGCCGGACGTGGTCCTGATGGATCTGCGCATGCCGGGCGGCGCCGGCCTGGACGCGACCGCCGCGATCACCGCGGAGCTGCCGGGCACGCGCGTGCTGGTGCTCACCACGTTCGACGAGCCCGGCGAGATCGACGCCGCGGTCCGGGCCGGCGCGGCCGGTTACCTGCTCAAGGACACCGGCGCCGACGAGCTGCGCCGCGCCGTGCACACGGTCGCGGCCGGCGGCAGCCTGCTGTCACCGACCGTGGCCCGGCACCTGATGGACCGGCTCGCCGCCCAGGACCCGCCGCCGTCCCCGGACCCGCGGCTGACCACCCTGACCGAGCGTGAGCTGCAGGTCCTGGCCCGGGTCGGCCTCGGCGAGACCAACCAGGAGATCGCCGCCGCACTGTTCCTCAGCCCGGCCACCGCCCGCACCTACGTCAGCCGCCTCCTGGCGAAACTGCGCGCCCGCGACCGCACCCAGCTCGCCGTGATCGCCCACCGCTCCGGCCTCACCCCACCACGGTAG
- a CDS encoding ester cyclase: protein MSHPSQPDVSGNSTLDTRDDQHITDIVRAFYEPFRTGDTTPYGEILAHDWIDIPLAPGQQQGPAGMAAQIAVFRHAMPDYDVKHEDLVVGGDRVAVRNTVSGTHRGAFMGHQPTGRRIEMRTMDIHQVRDNRIVTTWHLEDFAGLMAQLTAPAEAHTPGAWR, encoded by the coding sequence ATGAGCCACCCCAGCCAGCCCGACGTGTCCGGAAACTCCACCCTGGACACCCGTGACGACCAGCACATCACCGACATCGTCCGCGCGTTCTACGAACCGTTCCGCACCGGCGACACCACGCCGTACGGCGAGATCCTCGCCCACGACTGGATCGACATCCCCCTGGCGCCCGGACAGCAGCAGGGACCGGCGGGAATGGCCGCCCAGATCGCGGTGTTCCGGCACGCCATGCCCGACTACGACGTGAAGCACGAGGACCTCGTCGTCGGAGGGGACCGGGTCGCCGTCAGGAACACCGTCAGCGGCACTCACCGGGGCGCCTTCATGGGACACCAGCCGACCGGCCGGCGCATCGAGATGCGCACCATGGACATCCACCAGGTCCGCGACAACCGCATCGTCACCACCTGGCACCTCGAGGACTTCGCCGGCCTGATGGCACAGCTCACCGCACCGGCCGAAGCGCACACCCCCGGCGCCTGGAGGTAG
- a CDS encoding DUF4267 domain-containing protein: MFVAALVIAILACAAIIAIGIRFLLAPRIAMLGFGVAPDSLRALTAIKGVRDITSGIVPLVVWAAAGHTALGWALVAAALTPAADALIVLRNGGKAATALGIHGVTAVLLLAAGLILALV, encoded by the coding sequence ATGTTCGTCGCCGCGCTCGTGATCGCCATCCTCGCCTGTGCCGCCATCATCGCCATCGGCATCCGATTCCTGCTGGCCCCCCGAATCGCGATGCTCGGCTTCGGCGTCGCCCCGGACAGCCTGCGCGCCCTCACCGCGATCAAGGGCGTCCGCGACATCACCTCCGGGATCGTGCCGCTGGTCGTCTGGGCCGCCGCGGGTCACACCGCACTGGGCTGGGCACTGGTCGCGGCGGCGCTCACCCCGGCCGCGGACGCCCTGATCGTGCTGCGCAACGGCGGCAAGGCCGCCACCGCCCTGGGAATTCACGGGGTCACCGCCGTACTGCTCCTCGCGGCCGGGCTCATCCTCGCGCTCGTATAG
- a CDS encoding TetR/AcrR family transcriptional regulator, whose protein sequence is MAAPARQRILDATALLLREKGIGRLTTREIAQAADAAEGSITKNFGGKLGLLTTLLSTDLPELTVWRDALTPPTPRPEDLRTALTGAANAAIDYYAASLPMIAGAVSDATLFEAYRATNTANGTGPQIAVQQMTGYLAAWQQHGALDPTADAGTLALLFCGAAQLQAWTDYLAGPDVLPGSRADRIDHIVDILLR, encoded by the coding sequence ATGGCCGCACCCGCCCGGCAGCGGATCCTGGACGCCACCGCGCTGCTCCTGCGCGAGAAGGGCATCGGGCGGCTGACCACCCGGGAGATCGCCCAGGCCGCGGACGCCGCGGAAGGCTCGATCACCAAGAACTTCGGCGGCAAGCTCGGCCTGCTCACCACACTGCTCTCCACCGATCTGCCCGAACTCACCGTCTGGCGCGACGCACTCACGCCGCCCACACCACGCCCCGAGGACCTCAGGACCGCTCTGACCGGCGCCGCCAACGCGGCCATCGACTACTACGCGGCCTCACTGCCCATGATCGCCGGAGCCGTCTCCGACGCCACCCTCTTCGAGGCCTACCGTGCGACCAACACCGCCAACGGCACCGGCCCCCAGATCGCCGTCCAGCAGATGACCGGATACCTCGCCGCCTGGCAGCAGCACGGAGCCCTCGACCCCACAGCCGACGCCGGCACCCTCGCCCTGCTCTTCTGCGGCGCCGCCCAGCTGCAGGCGTGGACCGACTACCTCGCCGGCCCCGACGTGCTGCCCGGTTCCCGCGCCGACCGCATCGACCACATCGTCGACATCCTGCTCCGCTGA
- the araA gene encoding L-arabinose isomerase: MTHQIWFLTGSQHLYGPETLEQVAAQSRDIQEQLAAGGLSAEIVGRPVLTDSGAIRQVMLDANADRDCIGVIAWMHTFSPAKMWITGLDTLRKPLLHLHTQHNVSLPWSTIDMDFMNLNQAAHGDREFGFIQARLGVPRKTIAGHASDPAVVRRVDEWIRAAAGVTRLRSLRVARFGDNMRNVAVTEGDKVEAELQFGVSVNTYGVNDLVEVVDGASDKEIDALIGEYAETYEIAPELAVGGERHESLRYAARIEAGLRTFLTEGDFGAFTTNFEDLGGLRQLPGLAVQRLMADGYGFGGEGDWKTSVLVATFKAMGAGTGRGTSFMEDYTYHFGPGEPKILGAHMLEVCPTIASAKPRLEIHPLGIGGREDPVRMVFDAAPGAGIVVGLADLGDRFRLVANEIEVTAPDEPLPKLPVARAVWKPAPSLSTSAEAWLTAGGPHHTVLTQAIGTETLRDFATMLQTELLLIDANTTTHDFADRIRWNSAYYRLARAL; the protein is encoded by the coding sequence ATGACGCATCAGATCTGGTTTCTCACCGGCAGCCAGCATCTCTACGGACCCGAGACCCTGGAGCAGGTGGCCGCGCAGAGCCGGGACATCCAGGAGCAGCTGGCCGCGGGCGGGCTGTCCGCCGAGATCGTCGGTAGGCCGGTCCTGACCGACTCCGGCGCGATCCGCCAGGTGATGCTGGACGCCAACGCGGACCGCGACTGCATCGGCGTGATCGCGTGGATGCACACGTTCTCGCCGGCCAAGATGTGGATCACCGGGCTGGACACGCTGCGCAAGCCGCTGCTGCACCTGCACACGCAGCACAACGTGTCGCTGCCGTGGTCGACCATCGACATGGACTTCATGAACCTGAACCAGGCCGCGCACGGCGACCGCGAGTTCGGCTTCATCCAGGCCCGGCTGGGCGTGCCGCGCAAGACGATCGCCGGGCACGCGTCCGACCCGGCCGTGGTCCGCCGCGTCGACGAGTGGATCCGTGCGGCGGCCGGCGTGACCCGGCTGCGCAGCCTGCGGGTGGCCCGGTTCGGCGACAACATGCGCAACGTGGCGGTTACCGAGGGTGACAAGGTCGAGGCGGAGCTGCAGTTCGGCGTCTCGGTCAACACGTACGGCGTGAACGACCTGGTCGAGGTCGTCGACGGCGCCTCGGACAAGGAGATCGACGCGCTGATCGGCGAGTACGCCGAGACCTACGAGATCGCGCCGGAGCTGGCCGTGGGCGGCGAGCGGCATGAGTCGCTGCGCTACGCGGCCCGGATCGAGGCCGGCCTGCGCACGTTCCTCACCGAGGGTGACTTCGGCGCGTTCACCACGAACTTCGAGGATCTCGGCGGTCTGCGCCAGCTCCCCGGCCTCGCGGTGCAGCGGCTGATGGCCGACGGCTACGGCTTCGGCGGCGAGGGCGACTGGAAGACGTCCGTGCTGGTCGCCACGTTCAAGGCGATGGGCGCGGGCACCGGCCGCGGCACCTCGTTCATGGAGGACTACACGTACCACTTCGGGCCCGGCGAGCCGAAGATCCTCGGCGCGCACATGCTGGAGGTCTGCCCGACCATCGCGTCCGCGAAGCCGCGCCTGGAGATCCACCCGCTCGGCATCGGCGGCCGCGAGGACCCGGTCCGGATGGTCTTCGACGCCGCCCCCGGCGCCGGCATCGTGGTCGGCCTGGCCGACCTCGGCGACCGGTTCCGCCTGGTCGCGAACGAGATCGAGGTGACCGCGCCGGACGAGCCGCTGCCGAAGCTGCCGGTCGCGCGCGCGGTCTGGAAGCCGGCCCCGTCGCTGTCCACGTCCGCCGAGGCCTGGCTGACCGCCGGCGGCCCGCACCACACGGTGCTGACCCAGGCCATCGGTACGGAGACGCTGCGCGACTTCGCCACCATGCTGCAGACCGAGCTGCTGCTCATCGACGCGAACACCACCACGCACGACTTCGCCGACCGCATCCGCTGGAACAGCGCCTACTACCGCCTGGCCCGCGCGCTGTGA
- a CDS encoding universal stress protein produces MGAFELGTDGPSALVVGVDGSESSLRAAAYALGLARRQRARLFAVYVRREPGAFLTFGGTAVQAIVEAQGEVESELLEMLDQQAREWGVDARLVVRPGDPLRVLGEVAEEVRASGIIVGASAGLGHKIAGSLAVRLVRAARWPVTVVP; encoded by the coding sequence GTGGGCGCTTTCGAACTCGGCACCGACGGACCATCAGCCCTGGTCGTCGGCGTCGACGGCTCGGAGAGTTCGCTGCGCGCCGCGGCCTATGCACTGGGGCTGGCCCGCCGGCAGCGCGCACGGCTGTTCGCGGTCTACGTCCGGCGCGAGCCCGGCGCGTTCCTGACGTTCGGCGGCACGGCCGTGCAGGCGATCGTCGAGGCCCAGGGCGAGGTCGAGTCCGAGCTGCTGGAGATGCTGGATCAGCAGGCCCGCGAGTGGGGCGTCGACGCGCGCCTGGTGGTCCGGCCCGGCGATCCGCTGCGGGTGCTGGGCGAGGTCGCGGAGGAGGTCCGGGCGAGCGGCATCATCGTGGGCGCGTCGGCCGGGCTGGGACACAAGATCGCCGGATCACTGGCGGTCCGCCTGGTCCGCGCGGCCCGCTGGCCGGTCACCGTGGTGCCCTAG